A single window of Colletotrichum higginsianum IMI 349063 chromosome 8, whole genome shotgun sequence DNA harbors:
- a CDS encoding Fungal specific transcription factor, translated as MTRDRHASRASFACVRCKKDKRRCDISQILSAGDRPEQSCTACRNKNEKCEVRYGEDKRSQRQPNETKVLQRRMQALEEFVKTVAKADGKVPAPSRDNIDADCVLEQAQQAFDDFQRSRIRAFPSPVSSSSPNAHMTTISISPPEEQQTWTSTSHDEPTTASLRSVSFSGQNRPKVDGLTPNSLRSSSFSAPSRPDFDMISDDFPAALDETASPSSMHDFDQFLGSASLFPYSESAGNATNMKPGVCHSEKEASLRSRMALETFPEPEPIVTYLLDLFWQWQSSYLLVVDRDLFLRHRQIWDESDGHGDRDFYSPCLLYALLALASMISLDRGVTRYSASPDGVVGEGFAKRARALLDLELDHPKITTVQAALVLGCRYGSMKDNSLGWMYSGIAFRMASKLGLHLDQTKAVASGQMTSEMAELRRRVFWGCHIEDNLFSAYCGRPNSFMEWDITVAVPDRPLEYFAQNKSDLSPALLHATSTLSVLCSKVLVGIHRQRSQSIAGGLRSKASQLHRELWKWRQDLPEALTWSCDRNVNNSTQPQVFVLHLHFYFALILLHRPFLRFPREPNDSRNNNVEPSQSSTTCATAAANITKLLSNYKRSYNIRQLPPSAVHFIFIAGSIHLVNLRSTKLESHNTLLQSSLEALSEIGKSYPVAQMAALELEGLTEKWKSSNMPETAKPISGQRRPEENINVGLDNDGKVDSSHALPNFLDVNFSPLKELDGYFDSWNSQQPTVDFDYGYMDLGQAGAERALDPGMGWMSHADFGGIEGGTYPWLYN; from the exons ATGACCCGAGACCGACACGCAAGCCGCGCGAGCTTCGCATGCGTCCGCTGCAAAAAGGACAAGAGGAGATGCGACATTTCGCAAATCCTCAGCGCAGGAGACCGACCAGAACAGTCATGCACGGCATGCCGCAACAAGAACGAAAAGTGCGAGGTCCGCTACGGCGAGGACAAGCGCAGCCAACGCCAGCCGAACGAGACCAAGGTCCTGCAGAGGCGGATGCAAGCACTCGAGGAGTTTGTGAAGACGGTTgccaaggccgacggcaAAGTCCCCGCGCCGTCCAGGGACAACATCGACGCCGACTGCGTGCTGGAGCAGGCCCAGCAAGCCTTTGACGACTTCCAGAGATCCAGGATACGCGCGTTTCCGAGTCCCGTGAGCTCGTCAAGTCCGAACGCGCACATGACGACGATATCGATATCGCCCCCGGAAGAACAACAGACTTGGACATCGACATCACACGACGAACCCACGACAGCCTCGCTCCGTTCCGTTTCGTTTTCGGGCCAGAACAGGCCAAAGGTTGACGGTCTGACGCCCAACTCGCTTCgttcctcgtccttctcggcccCGAGCAGACCAGACTTCGACATGATTTCCGACGACTTCCCCGCGGCCTTGGACGAGACGGCCTCTCCGAGCAGCATGCACGATTTCGACCAGTTCCTGGGCTCGGCGAGTCTGTTCCCTTACTCCGAGAGCGCAGGGAACGCGACAAACATGAAACCGGGGGTTTGTCACTCGGAAAAGGAGGCGAGCTTGCGGTCGCGGATGGCCCTCGAGACGTTTCCCGAACCCGAGCCCATTGTGACCTATCTGCTGGACCTTTTCTGGCAATGGCAGTCGTCCTATCTGCTGGTTGTCGACCGTGACCTGTTCCTCCGCCACAGACAGATATGGGATGAGAGTGACGGCCACGGCGATCGCGACTTTTACTCCCCATGCCTGTTGTACGCCCTGCTTGCGCTCGCGTCCATGATCAGCCTCGACAGAGGGGTCACGCGATACTCTGCTTCGccggacggcgtcgtcggcgaggggtTCGCGAAGCGGGCGCGCGCGCTGTTGGACCTGGAACTGGACCACCCCAAGATCACGACCGTCCAGGCCGCATTGGTTCTCGGCTGTCGTTACGGGTCCATGAAGGACAACTCTCTGGGATGGATGTACAGCG GGATCGCATTCAGGATGGCCAGCAAGCTGGGGCTTCATCTCGACCAAACCAAGGCCGTGGCGTCTGGTCAGATGACATCAGAAATGGCCGAGCTCAGGCGTAGGGTCTTTTGGGGCTGCCACATCGAGGATAA CCTTTTCAGCGCGTATTGTGGAAGGCCAAACTCCTTCATGGAGTGGGATATCACTGTTGCTGTCCCTGATCGCCCGCTGGAGTATTTCGCACAGAACAAGTCCGATTTGTCCCCAGCCCTGCTTCATGCCACTTCTACTCTCTCAGTCTTATGTTCCAAAGTACTGGTTGGTATACACCGGCAAAGGAGTCAGTCTATCGCCGGCGGGCTGAGATCTAAAGCCTCCCAGTTGCACAGGGAGCTTTGGAAATGGCGTCAAGATCTACCCGAGGCCCTGACGTGGTCTTGCGACCGAAATGTCAATAACTCAACACAACCCCAGGTGTTTGTCTTGCA CCTGCATTTTTACTTTGCTCTCATTCTCCTCCATCGCCCATTCTTGCGGTTCCCACGAGAGCCCAACGACTCCAGGAACAACAACGTCGAGCCCTCTCAATCATCAACAACCTGCGCCACAGCCGCTGCAAACATCACAAAGTTGCTGAGCAACTACAAGCGCTCTTACAACATCCGGCAgctgccgccgtccgccgtccacttcatcttcatcgccggAAGCATCCACCTCGTCAACCTTCGCTCGACCAAGCTCGAAAGCCACAACACCCTGCTCCAAAGCTCGCTAGAAGCCCTGTCGGAGATTGGGAAATCATACCCTGTGGCCCAGATGGCAGCTCTGGAGCTCGAAGGGCTGACCGAGAAATGGAAGTCGTCGAACATGCCAGAAACCGCAAAGCCTATCAGCGGACAGCGCAGGCCAGAAGAAAACATCAACGTCGGACTTGATAACGACGGCAAGGTGGACAGCTCGCATGCACTCCCCAACTTTTTGGACGTCAACTTTTCGCCCCTGAAAGAACTGGATGGATACTTCGACTCGTGGAACAGTCAGCAGCCTACTGTTGATTTCGATTACGGATACATGGACCTGGGACAGGCTGGCGCTGAACGAGCTCTGGACCCTGGCATGGGATGGATGTCTCATGCCGATTTTGGCGGCATAGAAGGGGGAACATATCCTTGGCTGTACAACTAA